A part of Peromyscus maniculatus bairdii isolate BWxNUB_F1_BW_parent chromosome 10, HU_Pman_BW_mat_3.1, whole genome shotgun sequence genomic DNA contains:
- the Purb gene encoding transcriptional regulator protein Pur-beta, whose translation MADGDSGSERGGGGGGGGGGGGGPGGFQPAPRGGGGGPGGEQETQELASKRLDIQNKRFYLDVKQNAKGRFLKIAEVGAGGSKSRLTLSMAVAAEFRDSLGDFIEHYAQLGPSSPEQLAAGAEEGGGPRRALKSEFLVRENRKYYLDLKENQRGRFLRIRQTVNRGGGGFGGGPGPGGLQSGQTIALPAQGLIEFRDALAKLIDDYGGEDDELAGGPGGGAGGPGGGLYGELPEGTSITVDSKRFFFDVGCNKYGVFLRVSEVKPSYRNAITVPFKAWGKFGGAFCRYADEMKEIQERQRDKLYERRGGGSGGGDESEGEEVDED comes from the coding sequence ATGGCGGACGGCGACAGCGGCAGcgagcgcggcggcggcggcggcggcggcggtggcggcggcggcgggcccgGCGGCTTCCAGCCCGCgccgcgcggcggcggcggcgggcccgGCGGCGAGCAGGAGACGCAGGAGCTGGCCTCGAAGCGACTGGACATCCAGAACAAGCGCTTCTACCTGGACGTGAAGCAGAACGCCAAGGGCCGCTTCCTCAAGATCGCCGAGGTGGGCGCGGGCGGCTCCAAGAGCCGCCTCACGCTGTCGATGGCGGTGGCCGCCGAGTTCCGCGACTCGCTGGGCGACTTCATCGAGCACTACGCGCAGCTGGGTCCCAGCAGCCCGGAGCAGCTGGCGGCGGGAGCCGAGGAGGGCGGCGGGCCGCGCCGCGCGCTCAAGAGCGAGTTCCTGGTGCGCGAGAACCGCAAGTACTACCTGGACCTCAAGGAGAACCAGCGCGGCCGCTTCCTGCGCATCCGTCAGACGGTGaaccgcggcggcggcggcttcgGCGGCGGGCCCGGGCCCGGCGGCCTGCAGAGCGGCCAGACCATCGCGCTGCCCGCGCAGGGTCTCATCGAGTTCCGCGACGCGCTGGCCAAGCTCATCGACGACTACGGGGGCGAGGATGACGAGCTGGCCGGCGGCCCCGGAGGCGGCGCCGGCGGCCCCGGGGGCGGCCTGTACGGAGAGCTCCCGGAGGGCACCTCCATCACGGTGGACTCCAAACGCTTCTTCTTCGACGTCGGCTGCAACAAGTACGGCGTGTTCCTGCGAGTGAGCGAGGTGAAGCCGTCCTACCGCAATGCCATCACCGTGCCCTTCAAGGCCTGGGGCAAGTTTGGAGGCGCCTTCTGTCGGTATGCGGATGAGATGAAAGAAATCCAGGAACGACAGAGGGATAAGCTTTACGAGCGACGCGGCgggggcagcggcggcggcgacgaGTCCGAGGGTGAGGAAGTGGATGAGGATTGA